The proteins below come from a single Mucilaginibacter mali genomic window:
- a CDS encoding carboxypeptidase-like regulatory domain-containing protein, with amino-acid sequence MNLKCLVVFFSLFSITAHAQHLQGNVIDGQTNQTIPGATISIASKNFFYPADNDGKFDISDSRIQSTDTISISCVGYITQKMVVRDFGQETVVKLQPFTTQLKEVKVGYTKSQIINVGSKVKSYFGTASILPGMEIAMFMPGSAGVKGIIQTAEFYLREGNLFTGAKGDVTAPFRVRLYSVGADGKPGKELISDVIIVSAKKKNDWFVVDISRYQVENPGSGFFVSFGLLDARYYQVNSKYRGIFSSSADIKTPRLSFTEKEFKEVLSYHGSSNGSWHPTSANYLIRATIAADAY; translated from the coding sequence ATGAACCTTAAATGCCTTGTCGTTTTCTTTTCGCTTTTCAGCATAACGGCGCATGCGCAGCATTTACAAGGCAATGTTATTGATGGGCAAACCAACCAAACTATTCCCGGTGCTACAATCAGTATCGCAAGTAAAAATTTCTTTTACCCCGCAGATAACGATGGCAAGTTTGATATAAGCGACAGTCGTATACAATCTACCGATACCATCAGCATATCTTGTGTAGGCTATATCACGCAAAAAATGGTTGTGAGGGATTTTGGGCAGGAAACAGTAGTTAAGCTGCAGCCTTTTACAACCCAGCTTAAGGAAGTAAAAGTAGGCTATACAAAATCGCAAATTATAAACGTAGGCAGCAAGGTGAAATCATATTTCGGTACAGCTTCAATTTTGCCGGGTATGGAGATTGCCATGTTTATGCCGGGATCGGCAGGGGTAAAAGGCATCATACAAACCGCTGAATTTTACCTGCGTGAGGGGAATTTGTTTACTGGTGCTAAGGGAGATGTTACAGCGCCCTTCAGGGTGCGGTTATATAGTGTGGGGGCCGATGGTAAACCGGGTAAGGAATTGATCAGCGATGTGATCATTGTATCGGCTAAAAAGAAGAACGACTGGTTTGTGGTGGATATTTCCCGCTACCAGGTTGAAAATCCGGGTAGCGGGTTCTTTGTATCTTTTGGTTTGCTGGATGCCCGGTATTACCAGGTAAACAGCAAATACAGGGGCATATTTAGCAGTAGTGCGGATATTAAAACTCCACGGCTTAGTTTTACCGAAAAGGAGTTTAAAGAGGTGTTATCCTATCACGGCAGCAGCAACGGGTCATGGCATCCCACAAGTGCCAATTACCTGATCAGGGCTACCATAGCCGCCGATGCGTATTAG
- a CDS encoding outer membrane beta-barrel protein, translating into MKKIILSLMLLAGVGLTVKAQEFPRTAFSIGPELGFPSNSVYNIGYGASAKIEFPVVGKLGLSLTGGYSRFHYKSSLTGAFGAQAPSSFIPLKAGVRYGVSTGLYLEAEGGNVIETTSNFTNNSRNMFAFSIGPGFLFRISEKQNIDLGIRYEQWSKNVLKQTALRVAYRIGW; encoded by the coding sequence ATGAAAAAAATAATACTCTCGTTAATGCTGCTGGCGGGCGTTGGCCTAACGGTAAAAGCCCAGGAGTTCCCGCGTACCGCTTTCAGCATAGGCCCCGAACTGGGTTTCCCGTCTAATAGCGTTTACAATATTGGTTACGGCGCATCGGCTAAAATTGAATTTCCGGTTGTGGGCAAGCTTGGCCTTTCATTAACCGGCGGATATAGCCGTTTTCACTATAAAAGCTCGCTTACCGGTGCTTTCGGCGCGCAGGCGCCAAGTTCGTTTATCCCGCTAAAGGCAGGTGTGCGCTATGGCGTTAGCACTGGTCTTTACCTGGAGGCTGAGGGAGGTAATGTCATCGAAACCACCAGCAATTTCACCAACAATAGCCGCAATATGTTCGCGTTTTCTATTGGCCCGGGCTTCCTTTTCCGGATCAGCGAGAAACAAAATATCGATTTGGGTATCCGGTACGAGCAGTGGTCTAAAAACGTGCTGAAACAAACCGCGCTAAGGGTAGCCTACCGCATAGGCTGGTAG
- the msrB gene encoding peptide-methionine (R)-S-oxide reductase MsrB, which translates to MKRIVVLIALFCAVSGAYAQNIKNDKAHANNPYYSNTDTKKLHVSNAEWKKILPPALYATAREADTERPFTGKYWNANAKGTYYCAVCGNLLFRSTAKFASDCGWPSFFETQNKNAVIYREDHSVGMDRTEVLCARCESHLGHIFDDGPPPTGKRFCMNSVSLDFLPDELKKK; encoded by the coding sequence ATGAAAAGGATAGTAGTTTTAATAGCATTGTTTTGCGCCGTGAGTGGCGCTTATGCGCAAAATATTAAAAACGATAAGGCGCACGCCAACAACCCTTATTACAGTAACACGGACACAAAAAAGCTGCACGTAAGTAATGCCGAGTGGAAGAAGATCCTCCCGCCCGCGTTGTATGCTACAGCCCGCGAAGCCGATACCGAGCGCCCCTTTACCGGTAAGTACTGGAACGCCAATGCAAAGGGTACCTACTATTGCGCGGTGTGCGGTAACCTTTTGTTCCGTAGCACGGCTAAGTTTGCCAGCGATTGCGGCTGGCCCAGCTTTTTTGAAACGCAAAATAAAAACGCGGTGATCTATCGCGAAGATCATTCGGTGGGAATGGATCGTACCGAGGTGCTTTGCGCCCGCTGCGAATCGCACCTGGGGCATATTTTTGACGACGGCCCGCCACCTACCGGCAAGCGCTTCTGCATGAACTCGGTTTCGCTTGATTTTTTGCCGGATGAGTTGAAGAAGAAGTAG
- a CDS encoding LytR/AlgR family response regulator transcription factor, with protein sequence MIKAIAVDDEPLALEVIRSHAARVPFLQVDAYFTNAFEAIDYMAKHTADLLFLDIKMPDISGLELAEGLQHKPLIIFTTAYAEHAVTSYELNAIDYLLKPFSYPRFLKACHKAHEQLLLRQGGKLPVADSIFIKSGYEQIKIAFADLLYLEGGGNYMSFIMTDGRSILSRLTMADALTLLPAEIFARVHRSYIVNKTKIDRVERHQLHIAGQMVPIGSAFDSGAILK encoded by the coding sequence ATGATAAAAGCCATAGCTGTTGACGATGAACCCTTAGCGCTGGAGGTGATCCGCTCGCATGCGGCGAGGGTGCCCTTTTTACAGGTAGACGCCTATTTTACCAACGCTTTCGAGGCCATCGACTACATGGCGAAGCATACCGCCGACCTATTGTTCCTGGACATCAAAATGCCCGATATCTCCGGCCTGGAACTGGCCGAGGGCCTGCAGCATAAGCCGCTTATCATCTTCACAACAGCCTATGCCGAGCATGCGGTAACCAGTTACGAGTTAAATGCCATCGACTATCTGCTAAAACCATTCTCGTACCCCCGGTTCCTGAAAGCCTGCCACAAGGCGCACGAGCAGTTACTGTTACGACAGGGAGGTAAGCTGCCGGTAGCTGATAGCATTTTTATTAAATCGGGCTATGAGCAAATTAAGATAGCCTTTGCCGATTTGCTTTACCTGGAGGGCGGCGGCAATTACATGAGTTTTATAATGACCGATGGGCGCAGCATCCTCTCGCGACTTACCATGGCCGATGCGCTGACTTTATTGCCTGCGGAGATCTTCGCGCGGGTGCACCGGTCGTATATTGTAAACAAAACCAAGATAGACCGCGTGGAGCGGCACCAGTTGCACATAGCAGGGCAGATGGTACCTATCGGCAGCGCTTTTGATAGTGGGGCGATATTGAAGTAG
- a CDS encoding FKBP-type peptidyl-prolyl cis-trans isomerase translates to MKKYLMILLVVVAGLSSCKKSDDFDASAQAAKDDSDIQAYVKAGGLTNVVKDPSGLYYQVITPGTGNYPTTTSTVTVNYVGKLLNGNQFDASNGFKTSLGAVIRGWTLGIPHINVGGRILLIIPSGLGYANNVTGSIPANSVLVFTVDLTAIN, encoded by the coding sequence ATGAAAAAATACTTAATGATTCTTTTAGTGGTGGTAGCCGGTCTGTCATCATGCAAAAAAAGCGACGATTTTGATGCCTCGGCACAAGCCGCCAAAGATGATTCGGATATACAGGCTTATGTAAAAGCAGGCGGCCTTACCAACGTGGTAAAAGACCCATCGGGCTTATACTACCAAGTAATCACTCCCGGCACAGGCAATTATCCTACCACAACCTCTACCGTTACTGTTAACTATGTAGGTAAATTATTAAATGGTAACCAGTTTGATGCCTCAAACGGCTTTAAAACATCCCTGGGCGCGGTAATTCGCGGCTGGACGCTGGGTATCCCGCATATTAACGTTGGCGGCCGCATCCTGCTGATCATTCCATCGGGCCTGGGTTATGCCAACAACGTTACCGGCTCTATCCCGGCCAATTCGGTACTGGTATTTACGGTAGACCTGACTGCTATTAACTAA
- a CDS encoding sensor histidine kinase gives MKYSRIEFGIATFLFVMFLFASIGGGRFPGGWGFGYMLMTTSAYVGFLLLNYYVVPTFWFKKRYFEAVGLTLSVYTMVGLCNTVLFSYTRSWMYDRVSLFQANLSFLSYGFSVAGLFMLIYALYVLVREIIFYQYKLAQVKQSLPSRITREIVLVFSIWLAILLPMLVLRGTGLMRDIGPFYFFTFPYCCIIYFLNLYWLIPGYKNNPENTGLKYFFSILGIAIAVGLIQVALLLQMRYSLTGIIILFWLIPTAISVAASWWIYWRNQETFRQLTTLQTALGNTSANLQYLRSQINPHFLFNALNTLYGTALMEKADKTGEGIQKLGDMMRFMLHENHQDKIALNRELEYLHNYIDLQNMRLALSPDMEIDIQIDEMDGYYEIAPMLLIPFIENAYKHGISLQSKSWINASLYKQGDVLHLDVHNSIHPVYMNDPERDQSGTGLANVRQRLELVYPRRHELVVRQNAKEFFVHLSITLNTIKP, from the coding sequence ATGAAATACAGCAGAATAGAGTTTGGCATCGCTACCTTTTTGTTCGTAATGTTCCTTTTTGCCAGCATTGGCGGAGGCAGGTTTCCCGGGGGCTGGGGATTTGGCTATATGTTAATGACAACCTCGGCCTACGTGGGCTTCCTGTTACTTAATTATTATGTAGTGCCAACGTTTTGGTTCAAAAAGCGCTACTTCGAGGCAGTGGGCTTAACGCTGTCGGTATACACCATGGTCGGGTTGTGCAACACGGTGCTCTTTAGTTATACCCGCTCGTGGATGTACGATAGGGTCTCGCTTTTCCAGGCTAATCTTTCTTTTTTAAGTTATGGTTTTTCTGTAGCGGGCTTGTTTATGCTTATTTACGCTTTATATGTGCTCGTCAGGGAAATTATCTTTTACCAGTATAAACTGGCACAGGTAAAGCAAAGCCTGCCGTCGCGTATCACCCGCGAGATTGTACTCGTTTTTAGCATATGGTTGGCTATACTGTTACCTATGCTGGTGCTTCGGGGAACTGGGCTGATGCGTGATATTGGTCCTTTCTACTTTTTTACATTCCCTTATTGCTGCATCATTTATTTCCTCAATTTATACTGGCTTATCCCCGGTTATAAAAATAACCCAGAAAACACTGGCCTGAAATACTTCTTTAGTATACTGGGAATAGCAATAGCGGTGGGTCTTATACAAGTCGCCTTGCTATTGCAAATGCGTTACTCGTTAACAGGCATAATTATATTATTCTGGCTGATACCTACGGCTATCTCTGTTGCCGCATCATGGTGGATATACTGGCGCAACCAGGAAACGTTCAGGCAGTTAACTACATTGCAAACAGCTTTGGGCAATACCAGCGCCAACCTGCAATACCTGCGCTCGCAGATCAACCCGCACTTTTTGTTTAACGCGCTGAATACCCTTTATGGCACCGCCCTGATGGAAAAGGCTGATAAAACCGGCGAGGGCATCCAGAAGCTGGGCGATATGATGCGCTTTATGCTGCACGAAAATCACCAGGATAAAATTGCCCTTAATCGGGAGCTGGAGTACCTGCACAACTATATCGACCTGCAAAATATGCGGCTGGCGCTATCGCCCGATATGGAGATCGATATCCAGATAGATGAAATGGATGGTTATTACGAAATAGCCCCCATGCTGCTGATCCCTTTTATAGAGAACGCCTACAAACATGGCATTAGCCTGCAAAGCAAATCGTGGATAAACGCCAGCCTTTACAAGCAGGGTGATGTACTACACCTGGATGTGCACAACAGCATCCACCCTGTTTATATGAACGACCCCGAGCGCGATCAATCGGGCACCGGCTTAGCTAATGTGCGCCAACGGCTGGAACTCGTTTATCCCCGCCGGCACGAACTGGTGGTACGACAAAACGCCAAAGAGTTCTTCGTTCACCTATCCATCACTTTAAATACTATAAAACCATAA
- a CDS encoding ATP-binding cassette domain-containing protein, with protein sequence MSISVQGLTKVYGSQKAVDNISFTAQPGVLGFLGPNGAGKSTTMKMLTGFVPQTSGTATVAGFDINTQSLEVRSRIGYLPENNPLYLDMYVKESLAFIAGIHGMKEPALRIAEVIELTGLQPEQHKKIGQLSRGYRQRVGLAQAILHNPEVLILDEPTSGLDPNQLIGIRQLIRDLGKTKTIILSTHIMQEVEAVCNQVIIINKGKIVADDTLKGLTDVHKGQSLEQIFISLTNN encoded by the coding sequence ATGAGCATCAGCGTACAGGGATTAACCAAAGTATACGGCAGCCAGAAGGCGGTTGATAACATCAGCTTTACGGCGCAGCCTGGCGTATTGGGCTTTTTGGGGCCTAACGGCGCGGGCAAATCCACCACCATGAAAATGCTGACGGGCTTTGTACCGCAAACGTCGGGTACGGCTACGGTTGCGGGGTTTGATATCAATACCCAGTCGCTGGAGGTGCGCAGCCGCATCGGGTACCTGCCCGAGAACAATCCGCTGTACCTGGATATGTACGTAAAGGAATCGCTGGCATTTATTGCCGGCATCCATGGCATGAAGGAACCTGCCCTACGCATTGCCGAAGTAATTGAACTGACCGGCCTGCAGCCCGAGCAGCATAAAAAGATAGGGCAGCTATCGCGCGGGTACCGCCAAAGGGTAGGCCTGGCGCAGGCCATCCTGCATAATCCCGAAGTACTGATACTGGATGAACCTACATCCGGTCTCGACCCGAACCAGTTGATCGGCATCCGCCAGCTGATCCGTGATTTGGGTAAAACTAAAACCATCATCCTGAGCACCCACATTATGCAGGAGGTAGAAGCGGTTTGTAACCAGGTGATCATTATTAACAAAGGCAAAATAGTAGCCGATGATACGCTTAAAGGATTAACCGATGTGCACAAGGGCCAATCGTTAGAGCAGATTTTTATCAGCCTTACTAATAATTAA
- a CDS encoding DUF3667 domain-containing protein, whose amino-acid sequence MECKTCGNSHPEKFCPSCGEKSFDPKQLSLKEFAEELFEGFMHFDNKFFRTVKMLITKPGQLSLEYTHGRRVYFMRPIQFFLVVNLLFFVLAFHNMYSLSLYNYITFTPFTNYNTKQIIGGLLAEKHLTLAEYTQLFNEKIKVLSKEMIFLFIPLYGGIFALFFFKKKQYFVEHLTFATHFCAFILLLALASFYFVTLPFYAITRISYSADFDNISSLLTTACVGIYAAVAINRFYKPHLIWSIVVALLIAGSFFSFIQFYRMILFFQIVRFGH is encoded by the coding sequence ATGGAGTGTAAAACCTGTGGTAACAGCCACCCCGAAAAATTTTGCCCAAGCTGCGGCGAAAAATCGTTCGATCCGAAGCAATTATCGCTTAAAGAATTTGCCGAAGAATTGTTTGAGGGCTTTATGCACTTTGATAATAAGTTTTTCCGTACGGTAAAAATGCTTATTACTAAACCGGGCCAGCTAAGTTTAGAATACACCCATGGGCGACGAGTGTATTTTATGCGCCCCATCCAGTTTTTTTTGGTGGTGAATTTGCTGTTTTTTGTATTGGCCTTTCACAATATGTACAGCCTTAGCCTTTATAACTATATTACTTTCACTCCTTTTACCAATTACAACACCAAACAAATAATCGGCGGGTTACTTGCCGAAAAACATCTCACTTTAGCCGAATACACTCAGCTTTTTAACGAGAAGATAAAAGTATTGTCAAAGGAAATGATCTTCCTGTTTATCCCTTTATACGGGGGAATATTTGCCCTTTTCTTTTTTAAGAAGAAGCAATATTTTGTGGAACATTTAACCTTTGCCACTCACTTTTGCGCCTTTATACTATTATTGGCGCTGGCCAGTTTTTATTTTGTTACCCTACCGTTTTATGCCATTACCCGCATAAGCTACTCGGCCGATTTTGATAATATTTCCAGCTTGCTAACCACGGCTTGTGTTGGTATATACGCCGCTGTTGCCATTAATCGCTTTTACAAGCCACATCTTATCTGGAGCATTGTTGTAGCCTTGCTGATAGCAGGCAGCTTTTTCTCGTTCATACAGTTTTACCGCATGATCTTGTTTTTCCAGATCGTGAGGTTCGGTCATTAG
- a CDS encoding TlpA disulfide reductase family protein, translating into MKNLYVTLLLALVFSGSHGQSFTLKGHVTMADSLIIIFTNGIGKIDTIQPKAGYFEAHGTIEHPDMYTMLFQNKHNMRQYVKEDMFIEGGNITVECDFKKKMLNYKLENDKTDKAYIEYWKRFSPLVRVARMTIDSSYLPGKTADEKKTYAAVYKRVCEVENDVARQFVKENTNNILGAFVCSSSLRSLPVDELEAIYNRFDPLMKNTRFLKAVADKIKGTRAAVTGNQAPLFTQNGVDGKPLSLANYKGKYVLVDFWASWCGPCRAENPNLVAAYAQYKNKNFSILGVSLDEDKKAWMKAIKDDKLTWDHVSDLKGWQNEAVKMYAVGAVPQNFLIDPQGKIIAQNLRGEELKATLEKLVK; encoded by the coding sequence ATGAAAAATCTTTATGTAACCCTTTTATTGGCGCTGGTTTTTTCCGGCAGCCACGGGCAAAGCTTTACCCTTAAAGGCCACGTTACCATGGCCGATAGCCTCATTATTATATTCACCAATGGCATTGGTAAAATAGATACAATACAGCCTAAGGCGGGCTATTTTGAAGCGCACGGTACTATCGAACACCCTGATATGTACACCATGTTATTCCAAAACAAACACAACATGCGCCAGTATGTAAAAGAGGATATGTTTATAGAGGGCGGAAACATTACCGTTGAGTGCGATTTTAAAAAGAAGATGCTGAACTATAAATTGGAAAATGATAAAACCGATAAGGCATACATTGAATATTGGAAGCGTTTTAGTCCGCTGGTGCGGGTGGCGCGTATGACGATCGACTCATCGTACCTGCCCGGCAAAACAGCCGACGAAAAGAAGACTTACGCTGCCGTTTACAAGCGTGTTTGCGAAGTAGAAAATGATGTAGCCCGGCAATTTGTAAAAGAGAATACCAATAACATATTAGGTGCCTTTGTTTGCAGTAGCAGTTTGCGCAGCCTGCCGGTTGATGAACTGGAAGCCATTTATAACCGCTTCGATCCGCTGATGAAAAACACCCGGTTCCTTAAAGCTGTCGCCGATAAAATTAAAGGTACCCGCGCGGCTGTTACGGGTAACCAGGCCCCGCTGTTCACGCAAAACGGCGTTGATGGTAAGCCGCTTTCACTGGCCAATTATAAAGGTAAATATGTACTGGTTGATTTCTGGGCATCATGGTGCGGCCCCTGCCGTGCCGAGAACCCTAACCTGGTAGCTGCTTACGCGCAGTATAAAAATAAAAACTTCAGCATCCTTGGCGTATCGCTTGACGAGGATAAGAAGGCATGGATGAAAGCTATTAAAGATGATAAACTAACCTGGGACCATGTAAGCGACCTGAAGGGCTGGCAAAATGAGGCGGTAAAAATGTATGCCGTAGGCGCCGTACCCCAAAACTTTTTGATAGATCCACAAGGCAAGATCATCGCCCAAAACCTGCGCGGCGAAGAGTTAAAGGCCACTTTGGAGAAATTGGTAAAGTAA
- a CDS encoding VanZ family protein, with protein MLHQILKQALFISGITLPLWLVFRIVVNSYKKRQGTGLLWGQELKQFVLYVYIICVLMITVMPLPMTRHHGPKRGHINILPIANTAKQFNAVLARGTHGMMVHALENIVGNVILFLPLGICLPMLWPQYFNFKRVLLTAFLFSLTIELTQLFSRQFGIYRSVDVDDVILNTCGAILGFATIGRLFRQKRVLNQV; from the coding sequence ATGTTGCATCAAATTTTAAAGCAAGCGCTATTTATATCCGGTATTACGCTGCCCTTGTGGCTCGTTTTCAGGATTGTAGTGAACAGCTATAAAAAGCGGCAGGGCACCGGGCTTTTGTGGGGACAGGAGTTAAAGCAATTTGTGCTTTACGTGTATATCATCTGCGTTTTAATGATCACCGTGATGCCCCTGCCAATGACCAGGCACCACGGGCCTAAGCGCGGCCATATCAATATTTTACCAATAGCAAATACGGCCAAACAATTTAACGCGGTGTTAGCCCGCGGCACCCACGGAATGATGGTACACGCGCTGGAGAACATTGTAGGGAACGTGATCTTATTTTTGCCCTTAGGCATTTGCCTGCCTATGTTGTGGCCGCAGTATTTTAACTTTAAAAGGGTTTTGCTTACCGCCTTCCTGTTCTCGCTGACTATCGAACTAACGCAACTGTTTTCGCGGCAATTTGGGATATACCGATCGGTTGATGTAGATGATGTGATATTAAATACCTGCGGCGCCATTTTAGGTTTTGCTACCATCGGGCGGCTGTTCAGGCAAAAGCGCGTGCTTAACCAAGTTTAG
- the msrA gene encoding peptide-methionine (S)-S-oxide reductase MsrA, which translates to MKKNIFYLILLFTISCATVFAQDHDISGSKSFKEMNSHKATASKTKKLDTATFATGCFWCTEAKFQQLKGVKTVTSGFTGGHVKNPTYEQVCTGETGHAEACNIVYDPAVISYDELLAAFFTAHDPTQLNRQGNDEGTQYRSDIFYHNADQKSKAQYYIAKLNEEKVYKDKIVTRVDPYTAFYKAEGYHQDYFNRNPNQAYCKYVIQPALEKFKAVFKDKMKK; encoded by the coding sequence ATGAAGAAGAACATTTTTTATTTGATACTGCTGTTCACCATCAGTTGCGCCACAGTCTTCGCACAGGATCACGACATCAGCGGCAGCAAAAGTTTTAAGGAGATGAATAGCCATAAGGCCACGGCATCTAAAACAAAAAAGCTGGATACAGCTACCTTTGCCACCGGCTGCTTCTGGTGTACTGAAGCCAAGTTTCAGCAATTGAAGGGCGTTAAAACAGTAACCTCGGGCTTTACCGGCGGGCATGTTAAAAACCCTACCTACGAACAGGTTTGCACCGGCGAGACCGGCCATGCCGAAGCTTGTAACATTGTTTATGATCCGGCGGTGATCAGTTATGATGAACTGCTGGCCGCCTTTTTTACCGCGCACGACCCAACCCAGCTTAACCGCCAGGGCAATGATGAAGGCACGCAATACCGCTCGGATATATTTTACCACAATGCCGATCAGAAAAGCAAAGCTCAATATTATATTGCCAAGCTGAACGAAGAAAAGGTGTACAAGGATAAGATAGTTACCCGTGTTGATCCCTACACCGCGTTTTACAAAGCCGAGGGCTATCACCAGGATTATTTTAACCGCAACCCTAACCAGGCCTATTGTAAATATGTGATACAGCCCGCGCTGGAAAAATTTAAGGCCGTATTTAAAGACAAAATGAAAAAATGA
- a CDS encoding TlpA family protein disulfide reductase has product MKKIIIILTIIITALQSFAQFKISGRVMHPTKGDSLTLNLPFVYGFYHEDNISIPVDKSGRFSINIPVKGQKFGTISWQGASSTVLLTPGRQLTLLLDTGGKFKTFGGTAGGENRLLNATKLAEVSFITKGSRQTSPYAKLSNVEIKEQVVKPWLALRDEHLQMVQAAKLSAHDKALIASEIKYHTLVELDYFARGIMNTPKQQVADLLLDIFDGVKPEPEVFPAGPQYYLYAGAYLSYMETKVFSQHSPNDEQGKRAFLDLYKISLDSATALVKQNGKPYIKWYLLKEYFSRKVAEQYLAQAIYTQWHDKDLSHVEPMMRDMQAYFPASKYLPVLHKKVDALNIALKQNELNKQIQVFAGYEKVNSVYDVISTLKGKVVYLDIWGTWCPACKDDLKYVPKLKARFKDKNVVFVYLDMDDDVKDAQWKTFIKVNGLTGIHLRKNKEDIQKFWDELIIDKKKQSLYPTCFIFDKNGKLVQPEALRPPDEAALYAQIEKYL; this is encoded by the coding sequence ATGAAAAAAATAATCATCATCCTAACCATCATCATCACCGCGCTGCAAAGTTTCGCCCAGTTTAAAATAAGCGGGCGGGTAATGCATCCCACCAAAGGCGATAGCCTAACCCTGAACCTGCCATTTGTATACGGCTTTTACCACGAGGATAATATTAGTATCCCGGTAGATAAAAGCGGTCGCTTCAGCATCAACATCCCGGTAAAAGGGCAAAAATTTGGTACAATTAGCTGGCAGGGTGCAAGCAGCACAGTATTGCTTACCCCTGGGAGGCAGTTAACCTTATTGCTGGATACCGGAGGGAAATTCAAAACTTTTGGTGGGACGGCAGGCGGGGAGAACCGGCTGCTTAACGCGACCAAACTGGCCGAAGTTTCATTCATTACCAAGGGTTCACGACAAACCAGTCCGTATGCTAAGCTAAGCAATGTCGAAATAAAAGAGCAGGTGGTAAAACCATGGCTGGCCCTGCGCGATGAGCATTTGCAAATGGTGCAGGCAGCTAAACTATCGGCGCATGATAAAGCGTTGATCGCATCGGAAATAAAATACCACACCCTGGTTGAGCTGGATTACTTTGCCCGCGGCATTATGAACACGCCAAAGCAGCAGGTGGCCGATCTGTTGCTGGATATTTTTGATGGCGTTAAGCCCGAACCGGAAGTGTTCCCCGCGGGGCCGCAATATTACCTGTATGCCGGGGCTTATTTAAGCTATATGGAAACTAAGGTGTTCAGCCAGCATTCGCCAAATGATGAACAGGGTAAGCGGGCTTTTTTAGATCTGTACAAGATCAGCCTCGACAGCGCCACCGCGCTGGTGAAGCAGAACGGCAAGCCCTACATTAAATGGTATCTGCTGAAGGAATATTTTAGCCGCAAGGTGGCCGAACAGTATTTGGCGCAGGCCATCTACACCCAATGGCACGATAAGGACCTGAGCCATGTGGAACCCATGATGCGCGACATGCAGGCTTATTTTCCTGCCAGCAAATACCTGCCGGTATTACATAAAAAGGTAGATGCGCTTAACATCGCCCTAAAGCAAAACGAACTGAATAAGCAGATACAGGTATTTGCCGGCTATGAAAAGGTGAACTCTGTTTATGATGTGATCAGCACGTTGAAAGGTAAGGTGGTTTACCTTGATATTTGGGGTACCTGGTGCCCGGCCTGTAAGGATGACCTGAAGTATGTACCGAAGCTGAAGGCGCGTTTTAAGGATAAGAATGTGGTGTTTGTTTATTTAGATATGGACGATGACGTTAAGGATGCACAGTGGAAGACGTTTATTAAGGTAAATGGCCTTACCGGCATCCACCTGCGTAAGAATAAAGAGGACATCCAAAAGTTTTGGGACGAGTTGATCATTGATAAAAAGAAACAGAGTTTGTATCCCACCTGCTTTATCTTTGATAAAAATGGTAAGTTAGTGCAGCCCGAGGCATTGCGCCCGCCCGATGAGGCGGCCCTGTACGCCCAAATAGAAAAGTACCTGTAA